A single region of the Streptomyces sp. NBC_01381 genome encodes:
- a CDS encoding MFS transporter, producing MSRSTGHGTPIGTDPNSEAGGPVPPPAYRWRWHALAAVLVAEAMNLLDATIVQVTGPVIHTDLGGADAAIPWFSASYTLAFALGLLTGARLGDIAGRRRVFRIGVAAFAATSLACALAPTAEALIGLRALQGAAAALIIPQTFGLIRAMFDGDELPKALGAIGPVMGLSAVLGPVLGGVLTHADLLGSSWRACFLVNLPLAAVVLVIARRLREDRAPVRPRLDPVGTVLAMTGTALVVCPLATGTPGPAGWAAACTGAAVLVLFVSHQRRTAGRGRAPLIEPALLRGRAFPAALATSTLFFAVMNGVMITVVLHLELGLHRGPLTAGLTLLPWSAGLAAGSWAAGAYLVPRHGTRVMHAGIAALAVGLAAAIVAHRSAAPDAYPAALPFALAVAGLGTGLFTPPFFTTALRGVGPQETGSAAGLLNAVQQLGGTLGVAVVGGVYLAGDGTPRGAAQAALGTAGAILAATAIAAAAMTGRRGTRSRPGSPTWA from the coding sequence ATGTCCCGCAGCACCGGCCACGGCACGCCGATCGGCACCGACCCGAACTCGGAAGCGGGCGGGCCCGTGCCGCCGCCTGCGTACCGGTGGCGGTGGCACGCCTTGGCCGCGGTGCTGGTCGCCGAGGCGATGAATCTGCTGGACGCCACGATCGTCCAGGTTACGGGCCCGGTCATCCACACCGATCTGGGTGGAGCGGACGCCGCCATCCCGTGGTTCAGCGCCTCCTACACCCTCGCATTCGCGCTCGGGCTGCTGACCGGCGCCAGGCTCGGCGACATCGCGGGCCGTCGCCGCGTCTTCCGCATCGGCGTCGCCGCGTTCGCCGCCACGTCCCTGGCATGCGCGCTCGCGCCGACCGCCGAGGCGCTGATCGGGCTGCGCGCGCTGCAGGGCGCCGCCGCGGCGCTGATCATCCCGCAGACGTTCGGCCTGATCCGGGCGATGTTCGACGGCGACGAACTGCCCAAGGCGCTGGGCGCGATCGGCCCCGTCATGGGCCTGTCAGCGGTCCTGGGCCCGGTGCTGGGCGGGGTCCTGACACACGCCGACCTGCTGGGCTCGTCGTGGCGCGCCTGCTTCCTGGTCAACCTCCCCCTCGCCGCCGTCGTCCTGGTCATCGCACGGCGGCTGCGCGAGGACCGCGCGCCGGTCCGGCCGCGCCTGGACCCGGTGGGGACGGTGCTGGCGATGACCGGCACCGCGCTGGTGGTGTGCCCGCTGGCGACCGGCACGCCGGGACCGGCCGGATGGGCGGCGGCGTGCACGGGCGCGGCCGTCCTGGTGCTGTTCGTCTCCCACCAGCGCCGCACCGCGGGCCGCGGCCGGGCCCCGCTGATCGAACCGGCTCTGCTGCGCGGCCGCGCGTTCCCCGCCGCGCTGGCCACCTCCACGCTGTTCTTCGCCGTCATGAACGGCGTCATGATCACCGTGGTCCTGCACCTGGAACTGGGCCTGCACCGCGGCCCGCTCACCGCGGGCCTGACCCTGCTGCCGTGGTCTGCCGGGCTGGCCGCCGGGTCATGGGCGGCAGGGGCGTACCTGGTCCCGCGGCACGGGACCCGCGTCATGCACGCCGGGATCGCTGCCCTCGCTGTCGGGCTTGCCGCCGCGATCGTCGCCCACCGGTCCGCCGCGCCCGACGCGTACCCGGCGGCGCTGCCGTTCGCGCTCGCCGTCGCGGGCCTGGGCACCGGCCTGTTCACCCCGCCGTTCTTCACCACCGCGCTGCGCGGCGTCGGCCCGCAGGAGACCGGCTCGGCGGCCGGGCTCCTCAACGCCGTCCAGCAACTCGGCGGCACGCTCGGCGTCGCGGTGGTCGGCGGCGTCTACCTCGCCGGAGACGGCACCCCGCGCGGCGCTGCGCAGGCCGCGCTCGGCACGGCCGGGGCAATCCTGGCGGCGACCGCGATCGCCGCGGCCGCGATGACGGGACGGCGCGGAACCCGTTCGCGACCCGGATCTCCGACCTGGGCGTGA
- a CDS encoding GntR family transcriptional regulator yields MTGPSVRVDTASPVPPYEQIRTQLAALIVTGQLTEDERLPTVRQLAADLGLAPGTVARAYRELEAVELIRTRRGADTRVAALPSERMHPNAEQLAMLARNFTSAARALGADTQAILTAVRKALD; encoded by the coding sequence ATGACCGGCCCTTCCGTCCGCGTCGACACAGCCAGCCCGGTTCCGCCGTACGAGCAGATCCGCACCCAACTCGCAGCCCTGATCGTCACCGGCCAACTGACCGAGGACGAACGCCTGCCCACCGTGCGTCAGCTCGCTGCCGACCTGGGCCTGGCACCGGGCACAGTGGCTCGCGCTTACCGCGAACTGGAGGCCGTCGAGCTGATCCGCACCCGCCGTGGCGCGGACACTCGGGTCGCGGCACTCCCGTCCGAACGAATGCACCCCAACGCAGAGCAACTCGCCATGCTGGCACGGAACTTCACATCAGCGGCCCGCGCTCTCGGCGCCGACACCCAAGCCATCCTGACCGCCGTCCGCAAGGCCCTGGACTGA
- a CDS encoding Crp/Fnr family transcriptional regulator, with translation MTDAAPAAAEGARNWCLAEVDIFCDLSEQEMAGIAEAAPVKTYGAGKLLFAPTEPCEVLFLLKQGRACVCRVSADGRALTTAIVTPGTKFGEMVLLGQRMYGNCAEALDDVTVSVMTCTDVHRLLLAHPRISARITAILGRRLAELEQRLFDSVFKTVAQRVATTLDTLATAQPSAGPLRPTARHPQIAFTHEQLAALAGTSRETCANNG, from the coding sequence ATGACCGATGCCGCACCCGCCGCCGCGGAGGGCGCCAGGAACTGGTGTTTGGCCGAGGTCGACATCTTCTGCGACCTCAGTGAGCAGGAGATGGCTGGCATCGCAGAGGCTGCGCCGGTGAAGACGTACGGGGCTGGGAAGTTGCTGTTCGCTCCGACCGAGCCCTGCGAGGTGCTGTTTCTCCTCAAGCAGGGCCGGGCGTGCGTCTGCCGCGTCTCTGCCGATGGCCGAGCGCTGACCACGGCCATCGTCACACCCGGCACGAAATTCGGCGAGATGGTCCTGCTCGGGCAGCGGATGTACGGCAACTGCGCCGAAGCCCTCGACGACGTCACCGTCTCCGTGATGACCTGCACCGACGTCCACCGACTGCTCCTCGCCCACCCGCGGATCTCCGCCCGCATTACCGCGATCCTCGGCCGTCGGCTAGCTGAGCTTGAACAGCGCCTGTTTGACAGCGTCTTCAAGACCGTCGCCCAGCGCGTAGCCACCACCCTGGACACCCTCGCCACTGCCCAGCCTTCGGCAGGCCCTCTGCGGCCCACGGCCCGGCATCCGCAGATCGCCTTCACCCACGAACAGCTTGCCGCGCTCGCTGGCACCTCCCGCGAAACCTGCGCTAACAACGGCTAA
- a CDS encoding HAD family hydrolase, translating into MRSWNWAENQCPGSGTSGSAAPAVVDHRASAALNTPASRRHAGQDHAKRAVFDLDGTLVDRRSAVLETIGQIVQAAPNATAPPEELVTLWWTLEARHMRGCLAGQCSFAEHHRRRLRSFLPMLGEPVPERPGLLDAWIAERYLTVFEKSWRCYPGVQPCLETLKRLLLEYFEAVLTPTELGTAKPAAYTTACQRMRNDPAQAVNVGDMLESDVNAAALAGLTGIWLDHGIDFVTRGPSPTADETVLRIERLTDLPDRPSRTNA; encoded by the coding sequence ATCCGCTCCTGGAACTGGGCGGAGAACCAGTGCCCGGGCAGCGGCACGTCCGGCAGCGCCGCGCCGGCCGTTGTCGACCATCGGGCCAGTGCTGCCCTCAACACACCAGCCTCACGACGACATGCCGGACAAGATCACGCGAAGAGAGCCGTCTTCGATCTGGACGGCACCCTGGTCGATCGTCGAAGCGCGGTCTTGGAAACGATCGGCCAGATCGTCCAGGCCGCGCCGAACGCGACGGCTCCACCGGAGGAACTGGTAACGCTGTGGTGGACGCTGGAGGCGCGCCACATGAGGGGATGCCTGGCCGGTCAGTGCTCCTTCGCTGAGCACCACCGACGCAGGCTCCGTTCCTTCCTGCCGATGCTCGGCGAGCCGGTTCCGGAACGCCCAGGTCTTCTGGACGCCTGGATCGCCGAGCGCTACCTCACCGTGTTCGAGAAGTCCTGGCGGTGCTATCCCGGTGTCCAGCCCTGCTTGGAAACCCTGAAACGGCTACTCCTCGAATACTTCGAAGCCGTCCTGACCCCGACCGAGCTCGGTACGGCCAAGCCCGCCGCCTACACCACCGCCTGCCAGCGGATGCGGAACGACCCCGCCCAGGCGGTGAACGTGGGCGACATGCTGGAAAGCGATGTAAACGCGGCCGCCCTCGCCGGACTCACCGGCATCTGGCTGGACCACGGCATCGACTTCGTCACCCGTGGACCATCACCAACGGCAGACGAGACGGTACTCCGCATCGAACGGCTCACCGACCTCCCCGACCGCCCATCACGCACGAACGCCTGA
- a CDS encoding amino acid transporter produces MATTNDTRTGRLRAWMLEGLSDMGKGKPSRPVESAPEAAHQGQRWWRVMCLTGVDYFSTLGYQPGIAALAAGLLSPVATIVLVIVTLAGALPVYRRVAEESPHGEGSIAMLSRLLSFWKGKLFVLTLLGFAATDFLITITLSAADASTHLVENPHLADALHDKQVLITMVLIALLGAVFLKGFLEAIGVAVALVGLYLALNVVVVITGLWHVATEGHVVTDWTAALTAEHGNVFAMIGVALIVFPKLALGLSGFETGVAVMPHVEGDADDTEEKPTGRIRGTKKLLTTAALIMSVFLITTSFITTVLIPHEEFESGGDANGRALAYLAHEYLGNTFGTIYDVSTIAILWFAGASAMAGLLNLMPRYLPKYGMAPHWARAVRPMVIVFTLVGFLVTWIFNADVDAQGGAYATGVLVLICSAAIAVTIAARKAEQRGWTIAFAVISVVFLYTTVVNVIERPDGVKIGACFIAGIILISLLSRLGRAFELRVTHIELDDMAERFIRDISHRTARFIANEPDNRDVAEYRDKIEQIRADNDLPTSEDFVFVEVTVTDPSEFEAGLTVRGEVLHDRYRVLTVESSSVPNALAALLLHARDTTGTRPHMYFEWTEGNPLANFLRFFLLGQGEVAPVTREVLREAEPDRSRRPRVHVG; encoded by the coding sequence ATGGCCACCACGAACGACACGCGCACCGGACGATTGCGCGCGTGGATGTTGGAGGGCCTCTCCGACATGGGGAAGGGCAAGCCCTCCCGGCCCGTGGAGTCGGCCCCGGAGGCTGCGCACCAGGGGCAGCGCTGGTGGCGGGTGATGTGCCTGACGGGTGTCGACTACTTCTCCACCCTCGGCTACCAGCCCGGCATCGCCGCGCTTGCGGCCGGACTGCTGTCTCCCGTCGCCACCATCGTTCTGGTGATCGTCACCCTGGCCGGCGCGCTCCCCGTCTACCGCCGCGTCGCCGAGGAGAGCCCGCACGGCGAGGGCTCGATCGCGATGCTGTCGCGGCTGCTGTCCTTCTGGAAGGGCAAACTGTTCGTCCTCACCCTCCTCGGCTTCGCGGCCACCGACTTCCTGATCACCATCACGCTCTCGGCCGCCGACGCCTCCACCCACCTGGTGGAGAACCCGCACCTCGCCGACGCCCTGCACGACAAACAGGTCCTGATCACCATGGTCCTCATCGCGCTGCTCGGCGCGGTCTTCCTCAAGGGCTTCCTCGAGGCGATCGGCGTCGCCGTCGCCCTCGTCGGCCTCTATCTGGCACTCAACGTGGTCGTCGTGATCACCGGCCTGTGGCACGTGGCCACCGAAGGCCACGTCGTCACCGACTGGACCGCCGCCCTCACAGCGGAACACGGCAACGTCTTCGCCATGATCGGCGTGGCGCTAATCGTCTTCCCCAAGCTCGCCCTGGGCCTCTCCGGCTTCGAGACCGGCGTGGCGGTCATGCCACACGTCGAAGGCGACGCGGACGACACCGAGGAGAAGCCCACCGGACGCATCCGGGGCACGAAGAAGCTCCTGACCACGGCCGCGCTCATCATGAGCGTCTTCCTCATCACCACCAGCTTCATCACCACCGTCCTCATCCCACATGAGGAGTTCGAGTCCGGCGGTGACGCCAACGGCCGCGCCCTCGCCTACCTCGCACACGAATACCTCGGCAACACCTTCGGCACGATCTACGACGTCTCCACCATCGCCATCCTGTGGTTCGCCGGCGCCTCCGCCATGGCGGGCCTGCTCAACCTCATGCCCCGCTACCTGCCCAAGTACGGAATGGCCCCGCACTGGGCGCGCGCCGTGCGGCCCATGGTCATCGTCTTCACTCTCGTCGGGTTCCTGGTCACGTGGATCTTCAACGCCGACGTCGATGCCCAGGGCGGCGCGTACGCGACCGGTGTCCTCGTCCTCATCTGCTCCGCCGCCATCGCGGTGACCATCGCCGCCCGCAAGGCGGAGCAGCGCGGCTGGACCATCGCCTTCGCCGTCATCTCGGTCGTCTTCCTCTACACCACCGTCGTCAACGTCATCGAACGCCCCGACGGCGTGAAGATCGGCGCCTGCTTCATCGCCGGCATCATCCTCATCTCCCTCCTCTCCCGCCTCGGCCGCGCCTTCGAACTGCGCGTCACGCACATCGAACTCGACGACATGGCCGAGCGCTTCATCCGCGACATCTCGCACCGCACGGCCCGGTTCATCGCCAACGAACCCGACAACCGTGACGTCGCCGAGTATCGCGACAAGATCGAGCAGATCCGCGCCGACAACGACCTCCCCACCTCCGAGGACTTCGTCTTCGTCGAGGTCACCGTCACCGACCCCTCCGAGTTCGAGGCCGGCCTGACCGTCCGCGGCGAGGTCCTCCACGACCGCTACCGCGTCCTCACCGTCGAATCCTCCTCCGTCCCCAACGCGCTGGCCGCCCTGCTCCTCCACGCCCGCGACACCACCGGCACCCGCCCCCACATGTACTTCGAGTGGACCGAGGGCAACCCCTTGGCCAACTTCCTCCGCTTCTTCCTCCTCGGCCAGGGCGAAGTCGCCCCAGTCACCCGCGAAGTGCTGCGGGAGGCGGAACCGGACCGCTCCCGCCGCCCCCGCGTCCACGTCGGCTGA
- a CDS encoding DUF4118 domain-containing protein, which translates to MRFPLRDTVAVAAGALAPFAAALVLMPFRTSVTHTNLALLLVVVVVAVSALGNRWAGALAALSAVAWFDFFHTEPYQSFHIQDRADVETAVLLLVVGVIVSQLAARGRTLERVAVTDASYLERLHGTTRLVRFSTSSDDIVRRVRQELTEVLELRACRFEGGQLTGRPPRLEPDGSVKVAGWIWDLEWQGWPDGEIELRAIAYGRYQGRFMMTPAPGSVPPPLEARLVAVDLASQAAAALDDDGVMAGSRP; encoded by the coding sequence ATGAGGTTTCCGCTTCGAGACACGGTCGCCGTCGCCGCCGGGGCCCTGGCACCGTTTGCCGCGGCTCTCGTGCTGATGCCGTTCCGGACGTCCGTCACGCACACCAATCTCGCGCTGCTGCTCGTGGTCGTCGTCGTGGCCGTCTCGGCCCTGGGGAACCGCTGGGCGGGGGCGCTCGCCGCACTGTCGGCCGTCGCGTGGTTCGACTTCTTCCACACCGAGCCGTATCAGAGCTTCCACATTCAGGACCGGGCCGACGTCGAGACCGCCGTCCTGCTCCTGGTCGTCGGCGTGATCGTGTCCCAGCTGGCCGCGCGCGGCCGGACACTGGAACGCGTCGCGGTCACGGATGCCTCCTACCTGGAGCGGCTGCACGGCACGACGCGCCTGGTCCGATTCAGTACGTCCTCCGACGACATCGTCCGGCGTGTCCGGCAGGAGCTGACCGAGGTTCTGGAGCTGCGGGCGTGTCGCTTCGAGGGCGGCCAACTCACCGGACGTCCGCCGCGGCTGGAGCCGGACGGGAGCGTGAAGGTGGCCGGCTGGATCTGGGACCTGGAGTGGCAGGGCTGGCCGGACGGCGAGATCGAACTGCGTGCCATTGCGTACGGGCGGTATCAGGGCCGCTTCATGATGACGCCCGCACCCGGCTCCGTGCCGCCGCCGCTGGAGGCCCGGCTCGTCGCCGTCGACCTGGCGTCGCAGGCCGCTGCCGCGCTGGACGACGACGGTGTCATGGCAGGCTCGAGACCCTGA
- a CDS encoding GNAT family N-acetyltransferase yields MIEISPAQLPSLSDWFPPGIPGATTLAEHASATGNGRWWADRATRPRVVAVSCADQVLLAGDPRALAPGDLAGFASHHAQATRRFLPMLGHAFDQVVPRERMVYVHRYPGTAPRLPRGVTVRRLLPDDVTQIHALSPDAGWLHATWGGPAGLAASGQARGAFHKGHLLAVACTYLRGDRYEDIAIFTTPEHRRRGLARACVAALCIDITTRGRTPSWSCSRENRASRLLAWTSGFRLEREYVHYLTGQPAHRTTRIPA; encoded by the coding sequence ATGATCGAAATATCGCCCGCCCAACTTCCTTCCCTCTCAGACTGGTTCCCCCCGGGCATCCCCGGGGCCACCACCCTCGCCGAGCATGCCTCCGCCACCGGAAACGGCCGGTGGTGGGCGGACCGCGCCACCCGGCCCCGCGTCGTGGCGGTGAGCTGCGCGGACCAGGTTCTGCTCGCAGGCGACCCCAGAGCACTGGCCCCCGGGGACCTGGCCGGCTTCGCCTCGCATCACGCCCAGGCAACGCGTCGATTCCTGCCCATGCTGGGGCACGCCTTCGACCAGGTGGTGCCGCGGGAGCGGATGGTCTACGTCCACCGCTACCCGGGCACGGCGCCCCGATTGCCCCGCGGGGTGACCGTGCGCCGCCTCCTGCCCGACGATGTGACGCAGATACACGCCTTGAGCCCGGACGCCGGCTGGCTGCACGCCACTTGGGGCGGCCCGGCGGGCCTGGCTGCCTCCGGGCAGGCCCGCGGCGCATTCCACAAGGGCCACCTGCTCGCCGTGGCCTGCACCTACCTCCGTGGCGACCGCTACGAGGACATCGCCATCTTCACCACCCCCGAACACCGTCGCCGGGGCCTCGCCCGCGCCTGCGTGGCTGCGCTCTGTATCGACATCACCACCCGTGGGCGTACGCCGAGTTGGTCCTGCTCCCGCGAGAACCGCGCCAGCCGACTGCTCGCCTGGACATCGGGCTTCCGGCTGGAACGCGAGTACGTTCACTACCTCACCGGTCAGCCGGCCCACCGCACCACTCGCATCCCGGCCTGA
- a CDS encoding SDR family NAD(P)-dependent oxidoreductase: MSDPTLTNRTVLITGATSGIGYETARQLAERGATVLLHGRTVEEAQAATDRLIATAGIDAARLCTFAADFTRFEEVEAMARRVVAEHPHLDALVNNAAIAAPERHTITPDGNEIAFQVNFLAHYLLTHLLEEALTSEPGGRVVNVSSSLHRTAAIQWSDPNRARRYSRLAAYAQSQLALTVFAADPRVTAVSLHPGICETDLMSLYAQRGASAAEGAAHVVRLCDPAVEIVNGAYYDRDERVDPAPAATEDRTVKRLNKLANLLVGHGS; this comes from the coding sequence ATGTCAGACCCCACCCTCACCAACCGCACCGTCCTGATCACCGGCGCCACTTCAGGCATCGGCTACGAGACGGCCCGGCAGCTCGCCGAGCGCGGCGCCACCGTCCTCCTTCACGGACGTACCGTAGAAGAAGCCCAGGCCGCCACGGACCGGCTCATCGCCACCGCCGGCATCGACGCGGCCCGCCTGTGCACCTTCGCCGCGGACTTCACCCGCTTCGAAGAGGTCGAGGCCATGGCACGGCGCGTGGTCGCCGAACACCCGCACCTGGACGCCCTGGTGAACAACGCCGCCATCGCCGCCCCCGAGCGGCACACCATCACCCCGGACGGCAACGAGATCGCCTTCCAGGTCAACTTCCTGGCCCACTACCTCCTCACACACCTGCTCGAGGAGGCCCTGACCTCCGAGCCCGGCGGCCGCGTCGTCAACGTCTCCTCCTCCCTGCACCGCACCGCCGCCATCCAGTGGAGCGACCCCAACCGCGCCCGCCGCTACTCCCGGCTCGCGGCATACGCCCAGTCACAGCTCGCCCTGACCGTCTTCGCCGCCGACCCGCGGGTCACCGCGGTCTCCCTGCACCCGGGGATCTGCGAGACGGACCTGATGTCCCTGTACGCCCAGCGCGGGGCGTCGGCCGCCGAAGGCGCGGCCCATGTCGTACGGCTCTGCGACCCGGCGGTGGAGATCGTCAACGGCGCCTACTACGACCGCGACGAGCGCGTCGACCCGGCTCCCGCCGCCACCGAGGACCGCACGGTCAAGCGCCTCAACAAGCTCGCCAACCTGCTCGTCGGTCACGGTTCTTGA
- a CDS encoding MerR family transcriptional regulator, which yields MLQPCPKGGVKSEDGLVITIGQLAGYVGVSVKTIRVYHDKGLLPEPDRDASGYRRYEARDAIDLIKIRTLAEAGVPLARIRELRSATDEELQLALREIDDQLTARIDGLRTTQGRLRRLAAGQLAPLPTEVRAHLEHLAHWGFTARWVDLQRDLWILVFATHPDHAIALFHDQAESLADPKLRRLFLAYDQAHDLDANDPRLDDLARRIAEATRERYGSHAPPELDAASDIPALVQGTVNASSPAWQRLDGLIRARLGA from the coding sequence TGCAACCCTGCCCCAAGGGCGGGGTCAAGAGCGAAGATGGCCTGGTGATCACCATCGGGCAGCTGGCCGGGTACGTCGGAGTGTCGGTCAAGACCATCCGCGTCTATCACGACAAGGGGCTGCTCCCCGAGCCGGACCGCGACGCGTCCGGCTACCGTCGGTATGAAGCCCGGGACGCCATCGACCTGATCAAGATCCGGACGCTCGCCGAAGCAGGGGTCCCGCTGGCCCGTATCCGGGAGCTGCGATCGGCGACCGACGAAGAGCTCCAGCTGGCCCTGCGCGAGATCGACGACCAGCTGACCGCGCGCATCGATGGCCTGCGCACGACACAGGGGCGGCTGCGTCGACTTGCCGCCGGGCAGCTCGCGCCGCTGCCCACCGAGGTCCGGGCTCATCTGGAGCACCTGGCCCACTGGGGGTTCACGGCCCGCTGGGTGGATCTGCAACGCGACCTGTGGATCCTCGTGTTCGCCACCCACCCGGACCACGCGATCGCGCTCTTCCACGACCAGGCCGAGTCCCTGGCCGACCCGAAGCTGCGCCGGCTCTTCCTCGCATACGACCAGGCCCACGACCTCGACGCCAACGACCCCCGCTTGGACGACCTTGCCCGCCGCATCGCCGAGGCGACCCGGGAGCGCTACGGATCCCACGCACCGCCCGAGCTGGACGCCGCCTCCGACATCCCCGCCCTCGTCCAGGGCACGGTCAACGCCTCGTCCCCCGCATGGCAGCGGCTCGACGGACTCATTCGCGCGCGACTGGGCGCGTGA